The Vidua chalybeata isolate OUT-0048 chromosome 6, bVidCha1 merged haplotype, whole genome shotgun sequence genome has a segment encoding these proteins:
- the LOC128789191 gene encoding LOW QUALITY PROTEIN: NF-kappa-B-activating protein-like (The sequence of the model RefSeq protein was modified relative to this genomic sequence to represent the inferred CDS: inserted 2 bases in 1 codon; deleted 2 bases in 1 codon), with translation MAPVSHSLPAASSERRGCCSRSRSRSHECNGPRCLSHRQSCCQSQSPGMLRSSARHAHHHHGKWPEQYEKEKEEILWQRRLKEREXELGAPEVWGLSPKVPDSDSNKHTPVDDGRGKLIVISNSLDSSSEEEKKKRQKKKRKTSKRKHRKHSEDRDSDSESEQNSSDDDKKKSEKGRKESSDSSSEHSGDKMLQGHDLWIERSKNTEAESLIGPEAPKTQASQDDRPLNYGHALLPGEGAAMAEYITAGKRIPHRGEISLRSEEIALFESSGYAMSGSRHRCTEAVCLCKENQIYSADIKRALASFNQEERRKRENKILASFREMVYRKTKGKEEK, from the exons ATGGCACCTGTGTCCCACTCCTTGCCTGCCGCCAGCTCCGAGCGCCGTGGCTGCTGCTCGCggtcccgatcccggtcccATGAGTGCAATGGCCCGAGGTGCCTGAGCCACcggcagagctgctgccagtcCCAGAGCCCCGGTATGCTGCGCTCCTCTGCACGCCATGCGCACCACCACCACGGGAAATGGCCTGAGCAGTatgagaaggagaaggaggagatcCTGTGGCAGAGGAGACtcaaggagagaga agaactgGGGGCACCTGAAGTCTGGGGGCTGTCACCAAAAGTTCCTGACTCAGATTCCAATAAGCACACACCAGTAGACGATGGAAGAGGCAAA CTAATAGTAATTAGTAATTCTTTGGATTCCAgctcagaagaggaaaagaagaaaagacaaaagaaaaaacgTAAAACATCCAAAAGAAAGCACAGGAAACATTCTGAGGACCGCGACAGTGACTCAGAGTCTGAGCAGAACTCCAGTGAtgatgataaaaagaaaagtgagaagggcaggaaggaatCCAGTGATTCAAGTAGTGAACATTCCGGTGATAAAATGCTTCAAGGGCATGATCTCTGGATTGAGAGGTCAAAAAATACTGAAGCTGAAAGTTTGATTGGACCAGAGGCTCCCAAAACTCAGGCATCTCAGGATGACAGGCCTTTGAACTATGGACATGCCCTCCTGCCCGGCGAAGGTGCAGCCATGGCAGAGTACATAACAGCAGGGAAACGCATTCCCCACAGAGGTGAAATCAGCTTGAGAAGTGAAGAGATCGCATTGTTTGAGAGCTCTGGTTATGCCATGAGTGGCAGCAGACATCGCTGCACGGaagctgtgtgtctgtgtaaaGAGAACCAGATTTACAGTGCAGATATAAAGAGAGCTCTGGCATCCTTCAaccaggaggagaggaggaaacgAGAGAATAAGATCCTTGCAAGCTTTCGAGAGATGGTTTACAGAAAGACTaaaggcaaagaggaaaaataa